In a genomic window of Plasmodium malariae genome assembly, chromosome: 4:
- the PmUG01_04027400 gene encoding conserved Plasmodium protein, unknown function: MESLNKTHQRGITIKSSEMGKHKGNRKNEFLKEIKRINSMICVYDKHIDSCRNNKKEFYHQLSVLIDYDNMVKRKYENYERELKEFSKGKVYINNVKGDNRKRNQNISEHARGDRVDKIELKECKKIKMELKKSIRELKTQKRKCLSNLTKWQLVYNMKRHKLCKKIIKKCIGCTEKKLSEGKNIQKTYSLNYDDRKNSNINFCRADSAEGSRRNGASSTYIDNKRLNLFKHEHFRKKELLLLSLEEGIKMGKHNSNSARGFSSPAICCRKGVHMEMPISITIIRGIRSTGRVRSTGRVRSTGRVRSTGRVRSTGRVRSTGRVRSTGRVRSTGRVRSTGRVRSTDRVRSTGRVRSTGRVRSTDKVRNVKEEEAVKIEASEQTGITTIGVYELSNMLKEKVDVKCNDDVSVIKDSEAKNSLSISQAVVQVRGEEVETNTDKNNNIEVHVYPVKSEKGECIDENKNEDGRKVNTVTRKNDGCEPNEVKKKYITTNGYNIHRKEEIEDKEKLNIVPYVPNGPITSSDMTLINYVERASKCKNGSQIFVSAEREQGMEGIEQIEELKNNWDESINEKLESQIINMVNSTQDETTKFTQVNRNNDIVKPLVQQNRSNIKGEEEGEIKNENCKNEHIDSDNKNIKIYTSNDEAVNGKETVKQSSHRVSPKKSKRKRKKHKAGGAENKMGEGEDKVGEGEDKMREAKNKVEEEKNMAGGAENRMGEEEDKVGGAKNKVEEEKNMAGGAENRMGEGEDKVGGTENKMSEGEDKVREAKNKVDEEKNMTGGAENRMGEGEDKVGGTENKMSEGEDKVREAKNKVDEEKNMTGGAKGKAGKVKDKAVKTKNKKGSTDAPMDTTSHVERKKKEFKTDGETNLQSTETENEIVHDIMSKYSQTLQYTSFLDYIKNKKDQA, translated from the coding sequence aTGGAGAGCTTAAATAAGACACATCAAAGAGGTATAACAATAAAGAGCAGCGAAATGGGTAAACACAAAGGAAACAGGAAGAACGAATTCTtgaaagaaattaaaagaataaactCAATGATTTGTGTATATGATAAACATATAGACTCGTGtaggaataataaaaaagagtttTACCATCAATTGTCTGTACTGATAGATTATGATAACAtggtaaaaagaaaatatgaaaattacgAAAGGGAGTTAAAAGAGTTCAGTAAGGGTaaagtatacataaataatgttaaaggtgataatagaaaaagaaatcaGAATATAAGTGAGCATGCTAGGGGAGATCGCGTAGATAAAATAGAACTCAAGGAAtgtaagaaaattaaaatggaattaaaaaaaagtataagaGAGTTGAAAACTCAGAAACGTAAATGTTTAAGtaatttaacaaaatggCAACTTGTTTATAATATGAAGAGACATAAactatgtaaaaaaataataaagaaatgtATAGGGTGCACTGAGAAGAAACTATCAGAAGGAAAAAACATCCAAAAAACGTATTCGTTAAATTATGATGACAGAAAAAATAgcaatattaatttttgtagaGCGGACTCAGCTGAAGGTAGTAGAAGAAATGGTGCTTCTTCTACCTACATCGATAATAAAAGATTAAATCTATTTAAGCATGAACATTTTCGAAAGAAGGAGCTATTACTACTTTCACTTGAAGAAGGGATAAAGATGGGAAAACACAACTCGAACAGTGCAAGGGGATTCAGCAGTCCTGCCATTTGCTGTAGGAAAGGGGTGCATATGGAAATGCCTATTTCCATCACAATAATTAGAGGGATTAGAAGCACTGGCAGGGTTAGAAGCACTGGCAGAGTTAGAAGCACTGGCAGGGTTAGAAGCACTGGCAGAGTTAGAAGCACTGGCAGAGTTAGAAGCACTGGCAGAGTTAGAAGCACTGGCAGAGTTAGAAGCACTGGCAGAGTTAGAAGCACTGGCAGAGTTAGAAGCACTGACAGGGTTAGAAGCACTGGCAGGGTTAGAAGCACTGGCAGGGTTAGAAGCACTGACAAGGTTAGAAATGTTAAAGAGGAGGAAGCCGTAAAAATCGAAGCAAGCGAACAAACAGGAATTACCACAATTGGTGTGTATGAACTATCAAATATGCTTAAAGAAAAAGTTGATGTAAAATGTAATGATGATGTAAGTGTAATAAAGGATTCGGAAGCAAAGAACTCTTTGAGCATTTCACAGGCGGTTGTACAAGTAAGAGGGGAAGAAGTAGAAACAAATACCGACAAGAACAACAATATAGAGGTACACGTCTATCCAGTGAAAAGTGAAAAAGGTGAGTGTATagatgaaaacaaaaatgaagacGGAAGGAAAGTAAACACAGtaacaagaaaaaatgatGGATGTGAACCCAATGaagtaaagaaaaagtaCATTACCACCAATGGCTATAATATCCATCGAAAGGAAGAAATtgaagataaagaaaaattaaatattgtaCCATATGTGCCAAATGGACCAATTACATCAAGTGATATGACACTTATTAACTATGTAGAGAGGGCGAGcaaatgtaaaaatggaaGTCAAATATTTGTAAGTGCAGAGAGGGAACAGGGAATGGAAGGCATTGAACAGATAGAGGAGTTAAAGAATAATTGGGATGAAagcataaatgaaaaattagaatCTCAGATAATAAACATGGTTAACAGTACTCAGGATGAAACAACCAAGTTCACACAAGTGAACAGAAACAACGACATAGTGAAACCTCTCGTTCAACAAAATAGATCCAATATCAAAGGTGAAGAAGAgggagaaataaaaaatgaaaattgtaAGAATGAACATATAGATTCTGATAATAAGaatatcaaaatatacaCTTCAAATGATGAAGCGGTAAATGGTAAGGAAACGGTAAAGCAGTCTTCCCATAGGGTATCGCCAAAAAAGAGTAAAAGAAAGAGGAAAAAACATAAGGCGGGGGGAGCTGAAAATAAGATGGGAGAAGGGGAAGATAAGGTGGGAGAAGGAGAAGATAAGATGAGGGAAGCTAAGAATAAGGTGgaagaagagaaaaatatgGCGGGGGGAGCTGAAAATAGGATGGGAGAAGAGGAGGATAAGGTGGGGGGAGCTAAGAATAAGGTGGAAGAAGAGAAGAATATGGCGGGGGGAGCTGAAAATAGGATGGGAGAAGGGGAGGATAAGGTGGGGGGAACTGAGAATAAGATGAGTGAAGGGGAAGATAAGGTGAGGGAAGCTAAGAATAAGGTGgacgaagaaaaaaatatgacgGGGGGAGCTGAAAATAGGATGGGAGAAGGGGAGGATAAGGTGGGGGGAACTGAGAATAAGATGAGTGAAGGGGAAGATAAGGTGAGGGAAGCTAAGAATAAGGTGgacgaagaaaaaaatatgacgGGAGGAGCAAAGGGTAAAGCGGGGAAAGTGAAGGATAAGGCGGTTAAAACTAAGAATAAGAAGGGAAGTACAGATGCCCCAATGGACACAACTTCCCATGTGGAAcggaagaaaaaagaattcaAAACAGATGGTGAAACAAATTTGCAAAGTACGGAAACTGAAAATGAAATTGTCCACGATATAATGAGTAAATATTCGCAGACACTACAGTACACGAGCTTTTTagattatattaaaaataaaaaggatcaAGCATAA